The following are from one region of the Microbacterium sp. BK668 genome:
- a CDS encoding pyridoxal-phosphate dependent enzyme, giving the protein MRYAQSVADLVGNTPLVRLGRVTAGVGATVLAKVEYFNPGGSSKDRIAANIIDAAERDGLLKPGGTIVEPTSGNTGVGLALVAQQRGYRCVFVVPDKVAEDKRAVLRAYGAEVVVTPTAVEPDDPRSYYSVSDRLTREIPGAYKPNQYANQNGPRSHYETTGPEIWRDTDGRVTHFVAGVGTGGTITGTGRFLKEASAGEVRIVGVDPVGSIYSGGPVHTYDVEGVGEDFWPAAYDPSVVDEIYRISDGESFAMTRRLAREEGLLVGGSSGMAVVGALRAARDLPDDAVVVVLLPDHGRGYLSKVFDDDWMTAHGYSLTTSADDTAPAAAEPTARSNA; this is encoded by the coding sequence GTGCGATACGCGCAGAGCGTCGCCGACCTCGTCGGCAACACCCCCCTGGTCCGCCTCGGCCGAGTCACCGCCGGCGTCGGCGCCACGGTGCTCGCGAAGGTCGAGTACTTCAACCCCGGCGGCTCGTCGAAAGACCGCATCGCCGCCAACATCATCGACGCCGCCGAGCGCGACGGCCTGCTGAAGCCCGGCGGCACGATCGTCGAGCCGACCAGCGGCAACACCGGCGTGGGTCTGGCGCTCGTGGCCCAGCAACGCGGCTACCGCTGCGTGTTCGTCGTCCCGGACAAGGTCGCCGAGGACAAGCGCGCCGTGCTCCGCGCCTACGGCGCCGAGGTGGTCGTCACCCCCACGGCGGTCGAGCCCGACGACCCGCGTTCGTACTACAGCGTCTCCGACCGTCTCACCCGAGAGATCCCCGGCGCCTACAAGCCGAACCAGTACGCCAATCAGAACGGCCCGCGCAGCCACTACGAGACCACGGGGCCCGAGATCTGGCGCGACACCGACGGCCGCGTGACGCACTTCGTCGCCGGCGTCGGCACGGGCGGGACCATCACCGGAACCGGCCGCTTCCTCAAGGAGGCCTCGGCGGGCGAGGTGCGGATCGTGGGCGTCGACCCCGTCGGCTCGATCTACTCGGGCGGTCCGGTGCACACCTACGACGTCGAGGGGGTCGGCGAGGACTTCTGGCCGGCCGCGTACGACCCGTCGGTGGTGGACGAGATCTATCGGATCAGCGACGGCGAGTCGTTCGCGATGACCCGTCGGCTCGCGCGGGAGGAAGGGCTGCTCGTCGGCGGCTCGAGCGGGATGGCCGTCGTCGGCGCACTGCGGGCCGCGCGAGATCTTCCCGACGACGCCGTCGTCGTCGTGCTGCTGCCCGACCACGGGCGCGGCTACCTCAGCAAAGTGTTCGACGATGACTGGATGACAGCCCACGGCTACTCCCTCACCACGAGCGCCGACGACACTGCGCCCGCTGCCGCTGAGCCGACCGCGAGGAGCAACGCGTGA
- a CDS encoding acyl-CoA synthetase: MSRSSAPRTFEVRHVQLARAVFAALAAAMITFSPDHSAAVGMSVFSGWAIATSLVFFVSIWLVYPAGSRWPSVLLGIVTVIAGMVGGVTAWRTTAVFFAVVIVWAILAGLVETVAGARARRALRDTDDIGARGEARDALTVGIVTVLLGLGMLFVPTQYALDYYIEDAGRSFTLTGITIGVGIFGAYAAIVAVYLAIAAFSPRRKPADVTADASAQTAPTAPEQGGAA; encoded by the coding sequence GTGTCAAGATCCAGCGCTCCGCGCACCTTCGAGGTGCGGCACGTGCAGCTCGCGCGAGCCGTCTTCGCGGCACTCGCGGCGGCGATGATCACGTTCTCGCCCGACCATTCCGCGGCTGTCGGGATGTCGGTGTTCAGCGGCTGGGCGATCGCCACCTCGCTGGTGTTCTTCGTGTCCATCTGGCTCGTCTACCCCGCCGGTTCGCGCTGGCCGTCGGTGCTGCTGGGCATCGTGACGGTGATCGCCGGCATGGTGGGCGGCGTCACGGCGTGGCGCACCACGGCGGTCTTCTTCGCCGTCGTGATCGTCTGGGCGATCCTCGCGGGCCTCGTGGAGACCGTGGCGGGGGCGCGGGCGCGCCGGGCACTGCGGGACACCGACGACATCGGCGCGCGGGGTGAGGCGCGCGACGCGCTGACGGTCGGGATCGTCACCGTTCTCCTCGGCCTCGGCATGCTGTTCGTGCCGACCCAGTACGCGCTCGACTACTACATCGAGGACGCGGGGCGGTCGTTCACCCTGACGGGCATCACGATCGGCGTCGGGATCTTCGGCGCCTACGCCGCGATCGTCGCGGTGTACCTGGCGATCGCCGCGTTCTCGCCGCGCAGGAAACCCGCCGACGTCACCGCCGACGCATCCGCCCAGACCGCGCCGACGGCGCCCGAACAGGGAGGTGCGGCGTGA
- a CDS encoding cystathionine gamma-synthase, which yields MSDASGTGSPARGFDSLAVHAGQAFDPTTGAVIPPVHFSTTYAQDGIGGLRNGYEYGRSGNPTRTALENQLAAIEGGTRGFSFASGLAAEDALLRAVLKPGDDVLLGSDVYGGTHRLLAKILGPWGVGLRIVDMSDLDAVAAALAEGHAPILWVETPSNPLLKITDIAGLARVGHAAGALVVVDNTFASPALQRPLDLGADVVVHSATKYLGGHSDVVGGALVLKDDALAEKVKFLQFAVGAVSGPLDAFLTTRGIKTLGLRMQRHSENAASVASFLQGHERVAKVYYPGLSDHPGHEIAARQMKAFGGIVSLALADGPTARRFAESTRLFQLAESLGGVESLVNYPDEMTHASVRGTELAVPEEIVRLSVGVESADDLIDDLDRALSSL from the coding sequence GTGAGCGACGCGTCCGGCACCGGTTCCCCCGCCCGCGGCTTCGACAGCCTCGCCGTCCACGCGGGCCAGGCGTTCGATCCGACGACCGGCGCCGTCATCCCTCCCGTGCACTTCTCGACGACGTATGCACAAGACGGCATAGGCGGCTTGCGCAACGGATACGAGTACGGCCGGAGCGGCAATCCCACCCGCACGGCGCTCGAGAACCAGCTCGCGGCGATCGAGGGCGGAACCCGCGGCTTCTCCTTCGCGTCCGGTCTCGCCGCCGAGGACGCGCTGCTGCGCGCCGTGCTGAAGCCGGGTGACGACGTGCTGCTCGGCAGCGATGTCTACGGCGGCACGCACCGACTCCTGGCGAAGATCCTCGGGCCCTGGGGAGTCGGCCTGCGCATCGTCGACATGAGCGATCTGGATGCCGTCGCCGCCGCCCTCGCGGAGGGACACGCGCCGATCCTCTGGGTCGAGACGCCGAGCAACCCGCTCCTGAAGATCACCGACATCGCCGGTCTCGCCCGCGTCGGCCACGCCGCCGGCGCGCTGGTCGTGGTGGACAACACGTTCGCCTCTCCTGCGCTGCAGCGGCCGCTCGACCTCGGCGCGGACGTCGTCGTCCACTCGGCCACCAAGTATCTCGGCGGCCACTCCGACGTCGTCGGAGGCGCGCTCGTGCTCAAGGACGACGCCCTCGCGGAGAAGGTGAAGTTCCTGCAGTTCGCCGTGGGCGCCGTGTCGGGTCCGCTGGACGCCTTCCTCACCACGCGCGGGATCAAGACGCTCGGACTGCGGATGCAGCGACACAGTGAGAACGCGGCATCCGTCGCCTCATTCCTCCAAGGGCATGAACGGGTCGCGAAGGTGTACTATCCCGGCCTGTCCGATCACCCCGGTCACGAGATCGCGGCGCGGCAGATGAAGGCGTTCGGCGGCATCGTGTCGCTCGCCCTTGCCGACGGTCCGACCGCTCGCCGCTTCGCGGAGTCGACGCGCCTGTTCCAGCTCGCCGAGTCCCTCGGCGGGGTGGAGTCCCTCGTCAACTATCCCGACGAGATGACGCACGCGTCGGTGCGCGGGACGGAGCTGGCGGTGCCCGAGGAGATCGTGCGGCTCTCGGTGGGAGTCGAAAGTGCCGACGACCTGATCGACGACCTCGACCGGGCGCTGTCCTCGCTCTGA
- a CDS encoding amino acid transporter codes for MSADKPTRRDLMKPVQLIGLAFGAAVFTGVVTLLSMGFFQQKPGDEIQQALVVAAIAAGVAFIVVLLIVSLLLLAVDPAQMERGVDRPVLLPDEETPHGAGDGGAGAAASGDDLR; via the coding sequence GTGAGCGCCGACAAGCCCACCCGCCGTGACCTGATGAAGCCCGTGCAGCTGATCGGCCTCGCCTTCGGCGCGGCCGTCTTCACCGGCGTCGTCACGCTCCTCTCGATGGGGTTCTTCCAGCAGAAGCCCGGCGACGAGATCCAGCAGGCGCTGGTCGTCGCCGCGATCGCCGCCGGCGTCGCCTTCATCGTCGTCCTGCTGATCGTCTCGCTGCTGCTGCTCGCGGTCGACCCGGCGCAGATGGAGAGGGGTGTCGATCGACCCGTCCTCCTTCCCGACGAGGAGACCCCGCACGGCGCCGGCGACGGCGGGGCGGGTGCCGCGGCATCCGGTGACGACCTCCGCTGA
- a CDS encoding epoxide hydrolase family protein: protein MTDAAPPPEPFRSVTRAEQIADLRARLRATRWPDAPADAGWTYGIDPGYLRELVAYWADGFDWTAQEEVLNRLPRFRARAGGLGIHFLHARAVDPATAPIPLILCHGWPDSFWRYTKVVALLTDPGAHGGDPADAFDVVVPDMPGYGYSDRPSGPPLDAIAVAELWAELMSTLGYGRFGAAGGDIGSHVSRYLGLNHPDRLVGVHRTDAGIPVYPGDPSDLTPEEREWMRDAAAWGATEGAYAAMHRTKPQTAAVGLNDSPAALAAWIVEKLRAWSDCGGDVERRFTKDEILTDISIYWFTETIGSSIRLYRANAAIPPAQHGRRVEVPSGFTLYPADILRPPRAWLERTANVVRVTEAPRGGHFAAFEEPEHYVEELRAFFRPLRALAG, encoded by the coding sequence ATGACGGATGCCGCGCCCCCGCCCGAGCCGTTCCGCTCGGTCACCCGCGCCGAACAGATCGCCGACCTTCGCGCACGGCTTCGCGCGACGCGCTGGCCCGACGCCCCCGCGGACGCGGGGTGGACCTACGGCATCGATCCGGGCTACCTGCGCGAGCTCGTCGCGTACTGGGCCGACGGGTTCGACTGGACCGCACAGGAGGAAGTGCTCAACCGCCTCCCGCGGTTCCGCGCGAGGGCCGGCGGGCTCGGCATCCATTTCCTGCACGCACGAGCCGTCGACCCTGCGACCGCGCCGATCCCCCTGATCCTGTGCCACGGCTGGCCGGACTCGTTCTGGCGCTACACGAAGGTCGTGGCGCTCCTCACCGACCCGGGGGCGCATGGCGGCGATCCGGCGGACGCCTTCGATGTCGTCGTCCCAGACATGCCGGGGTACGGCTACTCCGACCGGCCCTCCGGTCCCCCGCTGGACGCGATCGCGGTAGCGGAGCTGTGGGCCGAGCTCATGTCGACCCTCGGGTACGGGCGCTTCGGGGCGGCGGGCGGCGACATCGGCAGCCACGTCAGCCGCTACCTCGGGCTGAACCACCCCGACCGCCTCGTCGGAGTGCACCGCACCGATGCCGGCATCCCGGTCTACCCCGGCGATCCGTCCGACCTCACGCCGGAGGAGCGGGAGTGGATGAGGGATGCCGCGGCCTGGGGCGCGACCGAGGGCGCCTATGCGGCGATGCACCGCACGAAGCCGCAGACCGCTGCGGTCGGGCTCAACGACTCGCCGGCGGCGCTCGCCGCCTGGATCGTCGAGAAGCTTCGGGCGTGGAGCGACTGCGGCGGCGACGTGGAGCGTCGCTTCACGAAGGACGAGATCCTCACCGACATCTCGATCTACTGGTTCACCGAGACCATCGGCTCCTCAATCCGCCTGTACCGGGCCAACGCGGCGATCCCGCCCGCACAGCACGGTCGCCGCGTCGAGGTGCCGTCCGGGTTCACGCTCTATCCCGCCGACATCCTCCGCCCTCCCCGGGCCTGGCTCGAGCGGACGGCGAACGTCGTGCGCGTGACGGAGGCGCCGCGGGGCGGGCACTTCGCGGCATTCGAAGAGCCGGAGCACTACGTCGAGGAGCTGCGCGCGTTCTTCCGCCCGCTGCGGGCGCTGGCCGGGTGA
- a CDS encoding NADPH-dependent FMN reductase produces MTYRVGYFVGSLSSTSINRRLSKALISLAPDDLEFSEIGIGDLPLYSPDFDQDYPAEARALKDAIRQSDAVLFVTPEYNRSIPGALKNAIDWASRPYGHNSFDHIPAAVIGASIGSLGTALAQQSLRAVLSFCNARQMTAPEAYIQFDPDDYDDDGTVRDEGTEEFLRGFMGEFREHIQRVLTVLPRP; encoded by the coding sequence ATGACGTACCGAGTCGGATACTTCGTCGGCAGCCTGTCGTCGACCTCGATCAACCGGAGGCTCTCGAAGGCCCTGATTTCGCTCGCGCCGGACGACCTCGAGTTCTCCGAGATCGGCATAGGCGATCTCCCCCTCTACAGCCCGGACTTCGACCAGGACTACCCGGCCGAGGCGCGGGCGCTGAAGGACGCGATCCGGCAGTCCGACGCCGTGCTGTTCGTCACCCCCGAATACAACCGCTCGATCCCCGGCGCGCTGAAGAACGCGATCGACTGGGCCTCGCGCCCCTACGGTCACAACTCGTTCGACCACATCCCGGCGGCGGTGATCGGGGCATCCATCGGGTCGCTCGGAACGGCGCTCGCCCAGCAGAGCCTGCGCGCGGTGCTGAGCTTCTGCAACGCCCGCCAGATGACGGCACCGGAGGCCTACATCCAGTTCGACCCGGACGACTACGACGACGACGGCACCGTGCGCGACGAGGGCACGGAGGAGTTCCTCCGCGGCTTCATGGGCGAGTTCCGCGAGCACATCCAGCGCGTGCTGACCGTGCTGCCGAGGCCCTAG
- a CDS encoding trypsin-like peptidase domain-containing protein has protein sequence MDDDGSVLDAYSRAVTGVAASVLPSVAAVTVRTPRGSGGGSAAVISPGGHLLTSAHVVASAGSVSLAFADGTELAAAVAGSDPLSDLAVLRADGPTPRPVPWGDASNLQVGQLVVALGNPLGLAGSVTAGIVSALGRSLPTRAGRVIDEVIQTDAALNPGNSGGVLADSRGRMVGVNTAVAGVGLGLAVPINPTTRAIIDSLLRTGRVRRAWLGVAGAQVPLAPPVAAKVGARTGMQVSSVVAGSPADSAGARRGDIVIALDGQPITTVTGVQRQMVEHAIGRRMEMTLWRNGALVDVVVEPQELRTP, from the coding sequence GTGGATGACGACGGATCGGTGCTCGACGCCTATTCGCGCGCAGTGACGGGGGTGGCGGCATCCGTCCTCCCCTCGGTCGCCGCCGTCACGGTGCGCACTCCCCGCGGATCGGGCGGGGGAAGTGCGGCCGTCATCTCGCCGGGAGGGCACCTGCTCACGAGCGCACACGTCGTGGCATCCGCCGGCTCGGTCTCGCTCGCCTTCGCCGACGGCACCGAGCTCGCGGCGGCCGTCGCCGGAAGCGACCCCCTGTCGGACCTTGCCGTGCTGCGGGCGGACGGCCCGACGCCTCGTCCTGTCCCTTGGGGCGACGCGTCGAACCTGCAGGTCGGGCAGCTGGTCGTGGCGCTCGGCAATCCGCTCGGTCTCGCCGGCAGCGTCACCGCCGGCATCGTCTCGGCGCTCGGGCGCTCGCTGCCGACACGCGCCGGCCGCGTCATCGACGAGGTCATCCAGACGGATGCCGCGCTCAACCCCGGCAACAGCGGCGGCGTCCTCGCGGACAGCCGGGGGCGGATGGTCGGCGTCAACACGGCGGTCGCGGGCGTCGGTCTGGGGCTGGCGGTGCCGATCAATCCGACGACGCGCGCCATCATCGACTCGCTGCTGCGAACCGGGCGCGTCCGGCGTGCCTGGCTCGGCGTCGCCGGGGCGCAGGTGCCGCTCGCGCCGCCCGTTGCGGCGAAGGTCGGTGCGCGAACCGGGATGCAGGTGTCGTCGGTGGTCGCGGGCAGCCCCGCCGACTCCGCGGGTGCCCGGCGCGGAGACATCGTGATCGCACTGGACGGTCAGCCGATCACGACCGTGACCGGAGTGCAGCGTCAGATGGTCGAACACGCCATCGGTCGACGGATGGAGATGACGCTGTGGCGCAACGGCGCCCTCGTCGACGTCGTGGTCGAGCCGCAGGAGCTGCGCACCCCCTGA